Proteins encoded by one window of Massilia sp. NR 4-1:
- a CDS encoding PEP-CTERM sorting domain-containing protein: MSLKKLLVASSLAFAAMGASATPLDSLTGNLNIKLVGLTTETNLWAGTNESTWGIGSITQIQGVGGQNWNFGSSDGTYLYYMLYGVADQNIVANSGGTFDIYNVGATGGVGDGKIHLDVYRSNVDLLALNSNYNAAPGGRTAYDMHSLLSGFGPAYLKLEFGVGKQTLNVAGGTDPTADETLATMVQQTSGVTLPTDGKGSFFADVVGGTAASQWNTNGLFGHDLDGKFTLSVNGADLGSGTCTAAEISNGTCFAGFINDPIRAVKVPEPASLALVGLGLAGLAGLRRRKQ, encoded by the coding sequence ATGTCACTCAAGAAACTACTTGTCGCATCGTCCTTGGCCTTCGCTGCAATGGGCGCCTCTGCAACTCCTCTGGATTCCCTGACCGGTAATCTGAATATCAAGCTGGTCGGCCTGACCACGGAAACCAATCTCTGGGCCGGTACCAATGAAAGCACCTGGGGCATCGGCTCGATCACGCAGATCCAGGGCGTGGGCGGCCAGAACTGGAACTTCGGCTCCTCCGACGGCACCTATCTGTACTACATGCTGTATGGCGTGGCTGACCAGAATATCGTGGCCAACTCCGGCGGCACCTTCGATATCTATAACGTGGGCGCGACCGGCGGCGTCGGCGACGGCAAAATCCACCTGGACGTGTACCGCAGCAATGTGGACCTGCTGGCGCTGAACTCGAACTACAATGCCGCGCCTGGCGGCCGTACCGCCTACGATATGCACTCGCTGCTGTCCGGCTTTGGCCCGGCTTACCTGAAGCTGGAATTCGGCGTCGGCAAGCAAACCCTGAACGTGGCGGGCGGCACCGATCCAACGGCCGATGAAACCCTGGCCACCATGGTGCAGCAAACCTCGGGCGTGACCCTGCCGACCGACGGCAAAGGTTCCTTCTTCGCCGACGTGGTGGGCGGCACTGCTGCCTCGCAATGGAATACCAACGGCCTCTTCGGCCACGATCTGGACGGCAAATTCACGCTGAGCGTGAACGGCGCCGATCTCGGCTCCGGTACTTGCACCGCCGCTGAAATCAGCAACGGCACCTGCTTTGCCGGTTTCATCAACGATCCGATCCGTGCCGTGAAAGTGCCTGAGCCAGCATCGCTGGCCCTGGTGGGCCTGGGTCTGGCAGGTCTGGCCGGGCTGCGCCGCCGCAAACAATAA
- a CDS encoding ThiF family adenylyltransferase, translated as MATVFNYDTFVTRNEGYVSPATQAKIKDSSLLIAGNGLGSSTAICAARMGFRKFVLIDGDTVDAHNLNRQFFDFEDIGTPKAAALKKHILRINPEAEVEAIVANLDKSNAAQLVGMVDIIFDTIDFLDLEAILHLHTSARSLGKPIFTALSIGQGAGVLYFPPNAPGSLAEIIAHDVSQATTEGDASYSNVFGKIMARIGAHLDRQVVEQVARALTIMEDGRPCPASQLAVGSFTVAAMAVSMMHDMLAGLPVPQSPHIVVHSFKNHVTKLIDISSDAPAA; from the coding sequence ATGGCTACGGTCTTCAACTACGACACCTTTGTCACCCGCAATGAAGGTTATGTCAGTCCCGCCACCCAGGCGAAAATCAAGGACAGCAGTCTGTTGATCGCCGGCAATGGCCTGGGCAGTTCCACCGCCATCTGCGCCGCCCGCATGGGCTTCCGCAAATTCGTGCTGATCGATGGCGACACGGTGGATGCGCATAATCTGAACCGCCAATTCTTCGACTTCGAGGATATCGGCACGCCCAAGGCGGCGGCGCTGAAAAAACACATCCTGCGCATCAACCCGGAAGCGGAAGTGGAAGCCATCGTCGCCAATCTGGACAAGAGCAATGCGGCCCAGCTGGTGGGCATGGTCGACATCATCTTCGACACCATCGACTTCCTCGACCTGGAAGCCATCCTGCACCTGCACACCTCGGCGCGCAGCCTGGGCAAGCCGATCTTCACCGCCCTCTCCATCGGCCAGGGCGCCGGCGTGCTGTATTTCCCGCCCAATGCGCCCGGCTCGCTGGCCGAGATCATCGCGCACGACGTCAGCCAGGCCACCACGGAAGGCGACGCCAGCTATTCGAATGTGTTCGGCAAGATCATGGCGCGCATCGGCGCCCACCTCGACCGCCAGGTGGTGGAGCAGGTGGCGCGCGCACTGACCATCATGGAAGACGGCCGCCCCTGCCCGGCCTCGCAGCTGGCGGTGGGCAGTTTCACGGTGGCGGCCATGGCGGTGTCGATGATGCACGATATGCTGGCCGGCCTGCCCGTGCCGCAGTCGCCGCACATCGTGGTACACAGCTTCAAGAACCACGTCACCAAGCTGATCGACATCAGCAGCGACGCGCCGGCCGCCTAG